The Impatiens glandulifera chromosome 8, dImpGla2.1, whole genome shotgun sequence genome includes a window with the following:
- the LOC124912330 gene encoding probable methyltransferase PMT7: protein MGSFLWTSTAFDLKSGQLILVFLLIMIASFYTGTLFGNNSSIYVSQIPSNSSSLLSDSLSPGIPTFPNRVAVSYRKIPLSIPKAGVDICPLKFNEYIPCHDASYVEKLLPRLNLSRREELERHCPPLESRLFCLVPPPKDYKIPIRWPTSRDYVWRSNVNHTHLAEVKGGQNWVHEKNQLWWFPGGGTHFKNGASEYIQRLGDMITNGTGTLQSAGILQVLDVGCGVASFSAYLLPLNIQTMSFAPKDGHENQIQFALERGISAMISSLSTKQLPYPSNSFEMVHCSRCRVDWHENDGILIKEVHRVLRFNGYFVYSAPPAYRKDKNFPEIWDKLMSLTNGMCWKLISKKVQTAIWIKQENPSCLQQNAEQKLIEICDSADDSKPSWDTPLRNCVRVEKDKAYSRKLPPWPQRFSEYLESLNNIGISRENFLTNTLFWQDQVRQYWRLMNVDEKEIRNVMDTNAFYGGFAVALSTWPVWVMNIVPVTMNDTMPAIYNRGLIGAYHNWCEPFSTYPRTYDLVHANRLFSHYENYAENCSLEDIILEMDRIVRPQGFVIVRDTDSIISRITDLAPKFLWDVQSQLMENEERETESVLICRKKFWAIV from the exons aTGGGAAGCTTCTTATGGACGTCGACAGCTTTCGATTTGAAGTCCGGTCAGCTTATACTCGTGTTTCTTCTTATAATGATCGCGTCTTTTTACACTGGAACTCTATTCGGAAACAACTCTTCTATCTACGTTTCTCAGATTCCTTCCAATTCATCCTCGTTATTATCTGATTCTCTGTCTCCAG GTATTCCAACTTTTCCAAATAGAGTTGCTGTTTCGTATAGGAAAATTCCACTTAGTATTCCGAAAGCTGGAGTAGATATATGTCCATTAAAGTTCAATGAATATATCCCTTGTCATGATGCGTCTTATGTGGAGAAATTACTGCCTCGGCTCAATCTTTCTAGGAGAGAAGAATTGGAGAGACATTGTCCTCCTTTGGAGAGCCGACTGTTTTGTTTGGTGCCTCCGCCTAAAGACTATAAGATACCGATAAGATGGCCGACTAGTAGGGACTATGTTTGGAGAAGCAATGTGAATCACACTCACCTTGCTGAGGTAAAAGGAGGTCAAAATTGGGTGCATGAGAAGAATCAACTTTGGTGGTTTCCTGGTGGTGGAACTCATTTTAAGAATGGGGCTTCTGAGTACATTCAGAG GTTAGGAGATATGATAACAAACGGGACTGGTACTCTGCAATCTGCTGGTATATTGCAAGTTCTGGATGTTGGATGTGGTGTTGCCAGTTTCTCTGCTTATCTTCTTCCTTTAAACATACAAACAATGTCATTTGCTCCAAAAGATGGCCATGAAAATCAGATTCAGTTTGCGCTTGAGCGTGGAATTAgtgcaatgatttcttctttATCAACAAAACAACTTCCATATCCCAGTAATTCTTTTGAAATGGTTCACTGCTCAAGGTGTCGTGTTGATTGGCATGAGAATG ATGGTATTTTAATCAAAGAAGTGCATCGTGTCCTTCGTTTCAATGGATATTTTGTGTATTCTGCCCCACCTGCTTACAGAAAGGACAAAAATTTTCCAGAAATATGGGACAAGTTAATGAGTTTGACTAATGGAATGTGCTGGAAGCTCATATCTAAGAAGGTCCAGACAGCAATCTGGATTAAGCAAGAAAATCCATCTTGTCTCCAGCAGAATGCAGAGCAAAAACTCATAGAAATCTGTGACTCTGCGGATGATTCTAAACCTTCATGGGATACACCACTTAGAAACTGTGTCAGAGTAGAAAAGGACAAAGCTTATTCTCGGAAACTACCTCCTTGGCCGCAGCGTTTCTCAGAATACCTAGAAAGCCTTAACAATATAG GTATTAGTAGGGAAAATTTCCTTACAAACACACTATTTTGGCAAGACCAGGTTCGCCAGTATTGGAGATTGATGAATGTTGATGAAAAAGAAATACGAAATGTCATGGATACAAACGCATTTTATGGTGGATTTGCAGTCGCTCTGAGTACATGGCCTGTTTGGGTGATGAATATAGTTCCTGTAACAATGAATGATACTATGCCTGCAATTTATAACAGAGGTCTTATAGGTGCCTATCACAATTG GTGTGAACCCTTCTCAACATATCCACGAACATATGATCTGGTGCATGCGAATCGTTTATTTTCTCACTACGAAAACTATGCAGAAAATTGCTCACTTGAGGATATTATCCTAGAGATGGACCGTATTGTAAGACCACAG GGGTTTGTTATCGTAAGGGATACGGATTCCATAATATCAAGAATAACGGATCTTGCTCCGAAGTTTCTTTGGGACGTACAATCACAACTTATGGAGAACGAAGAAAGGGAAACAGAATCGGTGTTGATTTGCAGAAAGAAGTTTTGGGCAATTGTTTAG
- the LOC124912329 gene encoding GTP-binding protein BRASSINAZOLE INSENSITIVE PALE GREEN 2, chloroplastic — MAIFLCATTLPSSTNLFGKISCRATSEFNSLSVRRPFTRTCRNSDKRVAFAALSVKCVRSVVRKTDTSSRKSVRKLILSEGRDDDEKHGIICPGCGVFMQDEDPDLPGYFMNRKVETEELSADEDDVDDYELELEEEEEEESAISVAEIENSDNLEEIEDEYEEEEEDDVNNSEDDANSDNDDDDKEEIDWDTDDWESKFEDSDNDSEFDGFAPATVGYGNITEEVIEKQKKIKVSKSEKKRLIRESHSQRDKEELTVCARCHSLRNYGQVKNQATENLIPDFDFDQLITTRLMKPTGIADAIVVVMVVDCVDFDGSFPKRAAKSLFKALEGAKEGHKLTKRLPKLVLVATKVDLLPSQISPSRLDSWVRHRAKAAGAPKLSAVYMVSSRKDLGVRNLLTYIKELAGPRGNVWVIGAQNAGKSTLINAFAKKEGKNITKLTEAAVPGTTLGILRIGGILSAKAKMYDTPGLLHPYLMTMRLNREEQKLVEIRKELQPRTFRIKAAHTIHVGSLVRLDLDSASVDTIYVTIWASPNVSLHLGKLENADEFLIKHAGIRLQPVVGSERHSELGKWKEKEIKVKGTSWDVNSCDIAIAGLGWFSIGLKGEASLRLWIYDGVEVIMREPLVLDRASFLERPGFWLPKAVSDALGNQTRLDAQKRKLLEEEEE; from the exons atggcgATATTCTTATGTGCAACTACTTTACCATCATCAACTAATCTTTTCGGCAAGATTTCATGTAGAGCTACATCTGAATTCAACTCGTTATCTGTCCGACGTCCTTTTACAA GAACTTGTAGAAATAGCGATAAAAGAGTTGCATTCGCAGCTCTATCTGTAAAATGTGTTCGTTCTGTAGTTCGGAAAACAGATACAAGTTCCAGGAAAAGCGTGAGAAAGCTGATTTTGAGCGAAGGAAGAGATGATGATGAGAAACACGGGATTATATGTCCTGGCTGTGGAGTTTTTATGCAAGACGAGGATCCGGATCTTCCTGGATATTTCATGAACAGAAAGGTTGAAACCGAAGAATTATCAGCGGATGAGGATGATGTCGATGATTATGAGCTTGAactcgaagaagaagaagaagaagaaagtgcTATATCTGTTGCTGAAATAGAAAACAGCGACAATTTAGAAGAAATTGAAGATgaatatgaagaagaagaagaggatgatgTTAACAACTCCGAGGATGATGCAAACtctgataatgatgatgatgataaagaAGAGATTGATTGGGATACGGATGATTGGGAATCGAAATTTGAAGACAGTGACAATGATTCTGAATTCGACGGTTTTGCTCCTGCAACAGTTGGATATGGTAACATAACAGAAGAGGTTATTGAAAAGCAAAAGAAGATAAAAGTGTCGAAATCAGAGAAGAAGAGGCTGATTAGGGAATCACATTCTCAACGCGACAAAGAAGAGCTGACAGTTTGCGCTCGATGCCACTCATTGAGAAACTATGGACAAGTCAAGAATCAAGCAACGGAGAATCTGATTcccgattttgattttgatcagcTCATCACAACTAGACTAATGAAACCAACTGGAATTGCAGATGCTATAGTAGTAGTCATGGTTGTTGATTGTGTTGATTTCGATGGTTCATTCCCCAAAAGAGCTGCGAAGTCATTGTTTAAAGCATTGGAAGGAGCTAAAGAAGGTCATAAGCTTACGAAAAGATTACCTAAACTTGTTCTTGTTGCTACAAAGGTGGATCTTTTACCATCGCAAATTTCCCCTTCTAGGTTAGACAGTTGGGTGAGACATCGAGCTAAGGCAGCAGGAGCACCTAAGCTTAGTGCGGTTTATATGGTTAGTTCTCGAAAAGATTTAGGTGTTAGAAATTTGTTGACTTACATTAAGGAATTGGCTGGTCCTAGAGGTAATGTGTGGGTGATTGGTGCTCAAAATGCTGGTAAATCTACGTTAATTAACGcgtttgctaagaaagaagggAAGAATATTACAAAGTTAACGGAAGCTGCTGTTCCTGGTACAACACTTGGGATATTGAGAATTGGAGGGATTTTGTCGGCTAAGGCTAAGATGTATGATACTCCCGGGCTACTTCATCCTTATTTAATGACGATGAGATTGAATAGGGAAGAACAGAAGTTGGTTGAAATACGAAAGGAGCTGCAGCCTCGAACTTTCAGGATAAAG GCAGCTCACACTATCCATGTAGGAAGCTTGGTAAGATTAGACCTTGATAGTGCTTCTGTAGATACCATCTATGTCACGATTTGGGCATCACCAAATGTGTCTCTTCATCTCGGAAAGTTGGAAAATGCTGATGAATTCTTGATTAAGCATGCGGGTATCAGGTTACAG CCCGTTGTCGGTTCGGAGCGACATTCAGAACTGGGGAAATGGAAAGAGAAGGAGATAAAAGTGAAGGGAACGAGTTGGGATGTGAATAGCTGCGATATTGCAATAGCTGGATTGGGTTGGTTCTCGATAGGTCTTAAAGGTGAAGCGAGTTTGAGACTTTGGATTTACGATGGTGTTGAGGTTATAATGCGAGAGCCTCTTGTACTTGATCGAGCTTCTTTTCTCGAAAGACCCGGTTTTTGGTTACCTAAAGCAGTATCTGATGCTCTTGGGAATCAAACTAGACTTGATGCCCAGAAAAGAAAATtgcttgaagaagaagaagaatag
- the LOC124912103 gene encoding root phototropism protein 2-like: MAASIIKSNSRISLAMERTGQWVFSQEIPTDVVVEVGEANFALHKFMLVAKSNYIRKLIMDSKEPDLERIDLSYIPGGPEIFEKAAKFCYGVNFEITVHNVAALRCAADYLQMTDKYCDGNLAGRTEDFLSQVALTSLSGAVVVLKSCEDLLPLADELNIVQRCIDVISIKVCKEANFPSRSPANWWTEELSIVDVDLFEKIIVGLKSRGAKSLTLASAIITYAERSLRDLLRDSGKKKSSESVNSELRIHQRKVLESIVTLLPTEKSTVPINFLCCLLRTAIYLKSASGCRSELEKRISTILEHVTVDDLLVLSSTYDGDRMSEHDSVRRIISGFVEKEKSVSVFNGGDFKELCSTAMQRVSKTVDAYIGEIATDEGLSISKFNGITNLVPKGARKVDDDLYRAVDIYLKAHPNLDEIEREKVCSSMDALKLSYEARLHASQNKRLPVQVVLHALYYDQLNLRSGDSARAGDGGSEERKKKTPNQVQSDVTLVKENEALREELTRMKMYITDMQKGSSSSSKQQQQQQDQPSSSVKNKGTFFSSVSRKLGKLNPFRNGSKDTSNIEDDDDVVKVKPRRRRFSIS; encoded by the exons ATGGCGGCCTCCATCATCAAGAGCAATAGTAGAATCTCTCTAGCAATGGAGCGAACTGGCCAATG GGTTTTCTCTCAGGAAATTCCAACAGATGTCGTCGTTGAAGTTGGAGAAGCTAATTTCGCTCTTCATAAG TTTATGCTAGTTGCTAAGAGCAATTACATAAGGAAATTAATAATGGATTCAAAAGAACCAGATCTGGAACGAATCGATTTATCTTATATTCCAGGAGGACCTGAGATCTTTGAAAAGGCAGCTAAATTCTGTTATGGCGTCAATTTCGAGATAACTGTTCATAATGTTGCCGCACTTCGTTGTGCTGCTGATTATCTTCAGATGACTGATAAATATTGTGACGGAAATCTCGCCGGCCGGACTGAAGATTTTCTTTCTCAAGTTGCTCTTACTAGTCTCTCTGGCGCTGTTGTTGTTCTTAAGTCTTGTGAGGATTTACTTCCTCTTGCAGATGAACTTAATATCGTTCAACGATGCATTGATGTAATAAGCATCAAG GTTTGTAAAGAAGCGAATTTCCCGAGTAGATCGCCGGCGAACTGGTGGACAGAGGAGCTTTCGATCGTTGATGTAGATTTATTCGAGAAGATCATAGTAGGATTGAAGTCTCGCGGCGCGAAATCACTAACCCTAGCCAGTGCAATAATAACCTACGCCGAGAGATCGCTTCGTGATCTTTTAAGAGATTCAGGGAAGAAGAAATCGTCGGAATCCGTAAACTCAGAACTCCGGATTCATCAGAGAAAGGTTCTTGAATCGATTGTAACTCTTCTTCCTACAGAGAAATCAACAGTTCCGATCAATTTCCTCTGTTGTCTACTCCGAACAGCTATCTACCTAAAATCGGCGAGCGGTTGCAGAAGCGAATTGGAGAAACGAATATCTACAATCTTAGAACATGTAACTGTAGACGATCTCTTAGTTCTTTCCTCCACTTACGACGGCGATCGAATGTCTGAACATGATAGTGTAAGAAGAATCATATCTGGATTCGTTGAGAAAGAGAAAAGCGTATCTGTCTTCAACGGAGGCGATTTTAAAGAACTTTGCTCGACGGCAATGCAACGTGTATCGAAAACAGTCGACGCTTACATCGGCGAGATCGCCACTGATGAAGGATTGAGCATTTCGAAATTCAATGGAATCACGAATCTTGTACCTAAGGGAGCTAGAAAAGTCGATGATGATCTATATAGAGCTGTTGATATCTATTTGAAG GCTCATCCAAACCTAGATGAAATCGAGAGAGAAAAGGTATGTAGTTCAATGGATGCATTGAAGTTATCATACGAAGCTAGACTTCACGCTTCGCAGAACAAGAGATTACCTGTTCAGGTTGTTCTTCATGCACTCTACTACGACCAGCTTAATCTGAGGAGCGGCGACAGTGCCAGGGCCGGCGATGGCGGAtcagaagaaaggaagaagaagacacCAAATCAAGTTCAGTCGGATGTGACATTGGTGAAGGAAAATGAGGCGCTTAGAGAAGAATTAACGAGGATGAAGATGTATATAACTGACATGCAGAaaggatcatcatcatcatcgaaacaacaacaacaacagcaaGATCAACCGAGTAGTAGTGTGAAGAACAAGGGGACGTTTTTCTCATCTGTATCGAGGAAGCTGGGGAAATTGAATCCTTTTAGAAATGGATCAAAGGATACTTCGAATattgaggatgatgatgatgttgtgAAAGTGAAACCTAGAAGGAGGAGGTTTTCAATCTCTTGA
- the LOC124912280 gene encoding mitochondrial acidic protein mam33, translated as MARLTTVIRKGRKAVQDLELLKLLRSEINYEHSSDLFQDNEIGTFGDFKLEWDSEQSQDVFLQKKFESGEDIVISAMLDPKLVETTAGRFARKALLKVCITKPGLSSSVLQFDCGLSSNVDNNELKFDIHNAGFIPLATKLNPLTYKGPLFSDLDPSLQEELKNYLLARGISQNLNSFLLFHLHKKEQVQYVNWLRKLEAILAQDV; from the exons ATGGCAAGATTAACCACTGTAATTCGTAAAGGTCGCAAAGCCGTTCAAGATCTAGAACTCCTCAAGCTCTTACGTTCCGAAATCAACTACGAACATTCTTCCGATCTCTTTCAG GATAATGAAATTGGTACATTTGGTGATTTTAAATTGGAATGGGATTCAGAACAATCTCAAGATGTATTTTTGCAAAAGAAATTTGAGTCTGGTGAAGATATTGTCATCTCAGCCATGTTAGATCCTAAACTGGTTGAAACAACAGCGGGTAGATTTGCTAGAAAAGCTTTGTTGAAGGTGTGCATAACAAAGCCCGGTTTGAGCTCATCTGTATTACAGTTTGATTGTGGATTGTCGAGTAATGTTGATAATAATGAATTGAAGTTTGATATTCATAATGCGGGTTTTATTCCATTAGCAACAAAGCTGAATCCTTTAACATACAAAGGCCCCTTATTCAG TGATTTGGATCCAAGTTTACAAGAGGAGTTGAAGAATTATCTTTTGGCAAGAGGAATCAGTCAAAACCTCAATAGCTTTCTCCTATTTCATTTACATAAGAAAGAACAGGTACAGTATGTAAATTGGCTGCGTAAATTGGAGGCAATTTTGGCACAAGATGTCTGA